Below is a window of 'Nostoc azollae' 0708 DNA.
TGAAACTGATCCTAATCATAGACTTGTCAACACTGCTATAGGAATGAGTATTACTGTAATTCTTGCAGATGCAAGTTTCCGCACAAGTCTACAAACAAGTAATATAGATACCGCAGCCGCAGTTTTAGCAGTTACTAATAACGATGCTACTAATTTAGAAATTGCCCTCAAAGCCAAGGGGTTAACACCGAAAATTTCTGTTATTGTTGATTATGCTGACCCTGATTTTGCCGGCATGGCACAACAGGTATTTGATCTTGAAGCTGTATTAAGTCCAGCAGAATTAGCAGCACCAGCTTTTGCTGCCGCCGCTCTGGGAGGTAGAATTATTGCTAATGGGATTATTGCCGATAATCTATGGGTTGCTTTTCCAACTTTGATTACTCCTAACCATCCTTTTTGTGGTGAGTGGGTGAAAGATGTAGGTAGATATGCCGATTTTGTCCCTTTGTATGTAGAAAGAATAAATCACCAAACTTTACATGGTTGGGATTTGTTGGACACTAATTTGAGTGCAGATGATATTTTGTATTTGACAATTCCTGCAAATCGGTTATATCAGTTATGGAGCGAGGAACAGGAGATGGTAAGTTGATTAGGGTTGGTAATTGGTAATTGGTAATTGGTAATTGGTAATTGGTAATTGGTAATTGGTAATTGGTAATTTAAAAATAGCTTTCTTTTCTTTTGGTACTGATACAGTTACTAATCTTCAGTCGTGGTTCTTTAGTAAAATGTAAGCATTAAGCTATCAGCCATCAGCAGTTAGGTTTTTCAGGCTAAATTTAGGCAACATAAGGAACACGCTGCTCTATTACTTTGTCTCCATCCAATTATCACCCGCACGCACATCCACAACTAAAGGTACACTTAAACTCATAGCATTTTCCATCACCGACTTAATTTGTAATTGCAGTTCTCCCCATTCTTGAGGAGGAACTTCAAACACTAATTCATCATGAACTTGCAACAACAACCGCGCTTGATAATTCCTCAAAACTTCATGTAATTGCACCATTGCAATTTTAATAATATCCGCACTCGAACCTTGAATTGGTGCATTTGCAGCAGAACGAAGTAAACCAGCATTATAAGCACCCAAATTCTTTAACCTGCTCAAATCAATATCTTCTAAACTTATGCCTTTTAACTCCTTTAAGCTTTTACTAGTAAAATCAAAATAACGCCTTCTTCCCAAAATAGTTTCTACATATCCTTGAGAAATAGCTTCTTTTTTCACCTTTTCCAAATATGCAAATACCTGGGGATATCGTTCATTAAATCGCCTAATAAATTCATTAGCATTAGCTTTATCTACACCTGTAGAACGTGCAAACTTCAGCGAACCCATACCATAAATTACACCAAAATTAATTGTTTTGGCAAAACGTCTTTCTTCTGATGTCACCTCATCTTTTTCAAAGACTAATTTAGCTGTGACAGTGTGAATATCTTCATTTTGCTTATATGCTTGTACCAGCACAGGTTCTTGACTCAAATGTGCCAAAATTCTTAACTCAATTTGAGAATAATCAGCAGCTACCATCAACCATCCAGATTCTGGTAAAAAGGCTTTTCTAATTTGTCTACTAAAAGCCGTACGAATAGGAATATTTTGCAAATTCGGATTAGAAGAAGATAACCTACCGGTAGAAGTTGCAGTTTGGTTAAAATCAGTATGTAACCGTTGACTTTGGGGATGTACCAACGCTGGTAATGCATCTACATAAGTAGATTTTAATTTTGATGAAGTCCGATATTCAATAATCGCATCAACAAAGCCAGTATTATCAACTTCTTGGAGTTTTTCTAAAGTTGCTGCATCTGTAGAATAACCAGTTTGAATTTTGCGGGAATATTTGGTACTTAAACCAAGTTTATCAAACAGAATATAACTCAATTGTTTGGGAGAATCTAAATTGAATTTCTCACTAGCAATCTCAGTTGCTTGTATTTCTAATTTAGCTAATTCAGATTCCAATTGCTGAGATAGTTCTTGTAGATAACTAGAATTAATTCTCACCCCTGTATATTCCATTTCCGCTAACACTGCTTCTAGCGGTTGCTCGACTTCCACCAATAATTTAGCTAAATCTGGTGTTTTATTCAATTCACAACGCAATTTATCAACTAATTGAAATGTTGCATAAACTTGAGTACCACAATAATACGCTACTATATCAATTCCAATATCAGCAATATTTTTTTGTAGTTCTTTTTTACCAGTTTTGGTAACAATATCATTATATTCTGTTAGTTGTAATCCCAAATTTCTTAAAGATAAATCACTTAAATTATGGGTAGTATCTGGATTGATCAAATAACTTGCTAACATCGTATCAAATACTACCCCTACTAAATTAATTCCCTGACATTTGAAAATTAATCTATCAAATTTGGCATTCTGAAAAGTTTTTGGATAATTAGCATTTTCCAAAATTGGACGTAATGCTGATACCACTAAGTCTAATTGTAAATTATGCCCTATTTTATGCCCAACAGGAATATAAGCAGCTTCATCAGATCCTGTTCCCCAACAACAGCCAATTCCTACTAAAGCTGCATCTCTTGGTTCTAAGGCGGTGGTTTCCGTATCCCAAGCAACAGGTTTTTCTAGGTTAGTACATTTTTGCAGAATGGCAACTAATTCTTGTAATTTATCTTCAGTGTTAATAATACGTATCTGAATTGATGAATCAGGTCGTTTTTCTGTATTAGCTGTATCTTCTCCACTAAAGAACCATAAATCATCATCTTCTTGAGTGGTATTGATTTCTTCTGCCTTTGTTTCTAGAACCTGTCCACCGAGTTTTTGTTGTAGTTCGTTGATTTGGTCTAAAAATTTATTGAATTCTAATTTTTCTAGAATTGGAATTAACTGATTAGTGTCAAAACCTGTTAATTGACAATCTTCTAAATTAACTTCTAACGGTACATCCACAACTATCTGTGCTAAATAACGAGAATGCGAAGCATCTTCTTTACCTGCAATCAATTTTTCTTGTGTTGAACCTGTAATTTCGTCTAATTTTGCATAAATCCCATCAAGGGAATTATAAGTATTTAGTAGTTTTACTGCTGTCTTTTCACCAATTCCTCTAACTCCAGGAATATTATCTGATTTATCACCGCATAGAGCTTTAAAATCAACGATTTGTGTAGGTAATACGCCTAATTTTTCTTTAACTTGTTCTGCTTGAAATTCGGTGATACTATTTGCATAACGTTTCAAAGCTTCAGGACTGAAATTTAAAACTGTAATGCCCTTATCTCCATCAATAAGTTGAAATAAATCCCTATCACCAGACAGAATTTTCACCCGATAACCAGCCGCAGACGCTTTTTGTGATAAAGTTCCCAAAACATCATCTGCTTCATAACCTGGTGCTGTAAAAATCGGTAAGTTTAAACCTCTCAATAACTCATTCAGGTTTTCTAAATCGGGAATAAAATCTTCTGGTGTTTCTAAACGATCCGCCTTATAAGTATCATCCGCTTCATGACGAAAAGTTGGCAATCCTAAATCAAAAGCTACAGCTATTGCTTGGGGCTTTTGAGTGGTTATTACCTCTAATAAGCACTTAATAAACCCAAAACAAACGCTAGTAGGAATACCTGCTTTTGTCCGGAGTCCTCCGTTTTTACCTTTAGCAAAAGCGAAGTAGGAACGAAAAGCAAGAGAATGTCCATCTACGAGAATAAACGTAGGATTATTGCTGATTGTGGAGTCTGAAGTCAAATTATTAAAAGAACTTAGAGGCACAATAAAATTATAGCTGGTTTTTTATGTAAGTATTACTTAGATATATTAGGACTCCTATTAGATTTTTGATAGCTTGCGTGCCGTAGCCATAAAAAACTCGGTACACCTAAATTCTCTGAAACCTGTTTGCCTTTTGCCTGACTACGCAAATAATTATGGCTACGCCTCCCGTCAGGGATACAGATATCAAACCGGTTTTCTATACTGCAAACGGGTGAAAGTTGGACTTATGTCATACTGATAGCGCAGGGTGGCGTAAGCCATGGGTAACGTAGTGCAGTCAAGTATCTCGGAGATTCTTCACTATCTCTTTCAGAGACCCTCAGCGAACATTCAGAATGACACTTTTAAACAGTTTCCAGTATATATATCTTTTTATTACACTTAAGTAATTTCAAAATTTTTATATAAATTTGGTTTGATTGCTGAGCAATGACGTGACATATATAACTTCTATTTGATAATCAAAAATTTATGGTTCTTCGTATTTTACTTACATATTAAGCCGTGAAATATAAATTTATACTTGTAATCATAATGAAATATAGAAACTAAATTAGGTATTTTCACTAAAGCGGTAAACAGAATTTTATTTAGAGTTAGATATCTAGTTGTAACTGCAATTTTTTTGACACAGCAATCTACACATGAACTCTAAATTTTTTAGTACTTTCGCTGCGGTCAGTACCTTAGCTGGAATTGTGGTAACTGCTGGAACTTCTAGTGCAGCTTCTATTAGCTATACTGCTTCTTCTGGTGATTATGCTATCACAAATTTTAATCAAACACTCAGTTTACAGCAATTTGATACTTCTCTTGGTATACTGACCAGTGTTACCTTGGATATTGTTGGCTTCATCAATGGAAATGCAAAATTTGAAAGCTTAAATGCTGCTTCATCTCTAATCAGAGCAAACGTTAGTGCAATACTCAACTTAACTCAGGGTGGTGTAACCTTATTTTCACTTAATCCCTCTAATAGTAAGTCTTATCAAGCTACTGCATTTGATGGCGTGGTTGATTTTGCTGGTACTTCTGCAATCACACTTGATATCATCCTGGATGAAGATGTCGCGACTCGGACTTTAACCAATAATCTAGAATCATTTATTGGTTCTGGTAATGTTAACTTTTTGGTTTCAGCTATAGCTGACTCAAGTGTTACAGGATCAGGTAACATTCTTTCTCAAATCGGTACACTTGCTAAAGGACAACTTACAGTTACATATAACTACGATGCTTCCACTTTGATTAAGATACCTGAAGCCTCCCTCCACTTTACTGGGATTTGTTCTAATTGCTGGGTTTCGTTTGTTGTCACAAGCAAAAAAAAGCCGATTTAAAATCTCAAAGTCATAGATTTCTGTAATTGAGAGATTTTTTCACCCTGTAATCAAATTTAGGATTGAACAGTCTACTGTGTGAATATATTTAGTTATTTTTTATCGTATCTTCTACCAAGGTACGATAAATTGCTATTTTCAGGTAAAATATTTTTTACCTAAAAAACTCTCTATTCTATGCCACAGACTGTTAACCTTTTACTGGAACTTTGATTCTGGGGAACTTATGCATAAAGCATCTGGTGTTGCAAATGATATTAAGCTATTAGTTTTAGATATAGATGGTACGATCGCAGGGCATGACAATCAAGTAAGTGAAACTGTCAGGCAAGCCATTCAAGCAACGCAAGCGAGGTGCATTCAAGTGGCTATAGCCACGGGTAGAATGTATTGTTCAGCTTTGCGGTTTCATCAAGAAATCAATTCTACTCTACCATTGGTAGCCTATCAAGGAGCTTGGATTCAAGACCCAAGTAATCAAAGAATTCATCGTCATTTGGCTGTTTCCAGGGAAATTGCGCAGCAATTACTAGACTATTTTGAACAGCCTGAATTGCTTTCTCTGCTGTCTATCCATTTTTACATCAATGACCAGCTTTACGTGCGGGAAATCACCACTGAAACAGAAAATTATGCCCAACGCTGTGGTGTTACTCCTATACCCGTCAGTGATTTACGTCAAGTCTTAAGTAACGAACCCACTAAGGTTTTAGCTTTGTGTGATGACGCGAATTTAATTCAAGCACTTTT
It encodes the following:
- a CDS encoding choice-of-anchor E domain-containing protein; amino-acid sequence: MNSKFFSTFAAVSTLAGIVVTAGTSSAASISYTASSGDYAITNFNQTLSLQQFDTSLGILTSVTLDIVGFINGNAKFESLNAASSLIRANVSAILNLTQGGVTLFSLNPSNSKSYQATAFDGVVDFAGTSAITLDIILDEDVATRTLTNNLESFIGSGNVNFLVSAIADSSVTGSGNILSQIGTLAKGQLTVTYNYDASTLIKIPEASLHFTGICSNCWVSFVVTSKKKPI
- a CDS encoding Cof-type HAD-IIB family hydrolase, encoding MHKASGVANDIKLLVLDIDGTIAGHDNQVSETVRQAIQATQARCIQVAIATGRMYCSALRFHQEINSTLPLVAYQGAWIQDPSNQRIHRHLAVSREIAQQLLDYFEQPELLSLLSIHFYINDQLYVREITTETENYAQRCGVTPIPVSDLRQVLSNEPTKVLALCDDANLIQALLGNLRIQYTPAELYMTRSIATFLEATNPVVNKGSAVRYLAEEVLGLESDQVMTIGDNINDVEMLEYAGIGVAMGSAPDSVKALANWVAPSVENDGVAIAIEKFLL
- the polA gene encoding DNA polymerase I translates to MPLSSFNNLTSDSTISNNPTFILVDGHSLAFRSYFAFAKGKNGGLRTKAGIPTSVCFGFIKCLLEVITTQKPQAIAVAFDLGLPTFRHEADDTYKADRLETPEDFIPDLENLNELLRGLNLPIFTAPGYEADDVLGTLSQKASAAGYRVKILSGDRDLFQLIDGDKGITVLNFSPEALKRYANSITEFQAEQVKEKLGVLPTQIVDFKALCGDKSDNIPGVRGIGEKTAVKLLNTYNSLDGIYAKLDEITGSTQEKLIAGKEDASHSRYLAQIVVDVPLEVNLEDCQLTGFDTNQLIPILEKLEFNKFLDQINELQQKLGGQVLETKAEEINTTQEDDDLWFFSGEDTANTEKRPDSSIQIRIINTEDKLQELVAILQKCTNLEKPVAWDTETTALEPRDAALVGIGCCWGTGSDEAAYIPVGHKIGHNLQLDLVVSALRPILENANYPKTFQNAKFDRLIFKCQGINLVGVVFDTMLASYLINPDTTHNLSDLSLRNLGLQLTEYNDIVTKTGKKELQKNIADIGIDIVAYYCGTQVYATFQLVDKLRCELNKTPDLAKLLVEVEQPLEAVLAEMEYTGVRINSSYLQELSQQLESELAKLEIQATEIASEKFNLDSPKQLSYILFDKLGLSTKYSRKIQTGYSTDAATLEKLQEVDNTGFVDAIIEYRTSSKLKSTYVDALPALVHPQSQRLHTDFNQTATSTGRLSSSNPNLQNIPIRTAFSRQIRKAFLPESGWLMVAADYSQIELRILAHLSQEPVLVQAYKQNEDIHTVTAKLVFEKDEVTSEERRFAKTINFGVIYGMGSLKFARSTGVDKANANEFIRRFNERYPQVFAYLEKVKKEAISQGYVETILGRRRYFDFTSKSLKELKGISLEDIDLSRLKNLGAYNAGLLRSAANAPIQGSSADIIKIAMVQLHEVLRNYQARLLLQVHDELVFEVPPQEWGELQLQIKSVMENAMSLSVPLVVDVRAGDNWMETK